In Marisediminicola antarctica, one DNA window encodes the following:
- a CDS encoding LCP family protein, whose protein sequence is MSTPSPQPAQAATPAPLARHGQLKAGNPAAGVLKFVAASLAVLLVSTVSIAAIAVHNIASEIKPGVALPGEEDGPKIGAIEGAVNLLLVGSDSGEGNLAYGAREATLNDVTMLLHISEDHKRATVVSFPRDMFVDMPVCPNPDGASYPAVSSQKINQSLSRGGLACPVLTVENLTGLDIPYAAKIEFDGVIEMSNAVGGVEVCVASPIDDRNIPFKLDAGMHTLSGVDALQFLRTRYGVGDGSDLTRISNQQQFLSSLVRTLKSSETLSNPVKLYGIASAASRNLEFSNSLRNVDTMVSIAGALKDIPLDEVVFVRYPIADATIGGQSGVVPIADAAAELFAALEADLPIGLTGGTGGGTVADPNAPEPSPEPSPTATADPVDPTAPVASGSPAPDAPPTRVELPETIQGTTAGDVTCSAGQTAGHPGG, encoded by the coding sequence ATGTCCACACCCTCCCCGCAGCCCGCTCAGGCGGCAACGCCGGCTCCGCTCGCCCGACATGGGCAGTTGAAAGCCGGAAATCCTGCTGCAGGCGTGCTCAAGTTCGTGGCTGCGTCGCTCGCCGTTCTGCTCGTGAGCACCGTGAGCATCGCCGCCATCGCGGTCCACAACATCGCCTCAGAGATCAAGCCCGGCGTGGCGCTGCCCGGTGAGGAGGATGGGCCGAAGATCGGCGCGATCGAGGGCGCGGTCAACCTGCTCCTCGTCGGGAGTGACAGCGGCGAGGGTAACCTCGCCTACGGCGCGCGGGAGGCCACCCTCAACGATGTGACGATGCTGCTGCACATCTCGGAAGATCACAAGCGGGCCACCGTCGTGAGCTTCCCGCGCGACATGTTCGTCGATATGCCCGTGTGCCCGAACCCGGACGGCGCCAGCTACCCCGCAGTATCCAGTCAGAAGATCAACCAGTCGCTCTCTCGCGGCGGCCTCGCCTGCCCCGTGCTCACGGTGGAGAACCTGACCGGGTTGGATATCCCGTATGCCGCAAAGATCGAGTTCGACGGCGTCATCGAGATGTCCAACGCCGTCGGAGGTGTCGAGGTGTGCGTCGCAAGCCCGATCGACGACCGCAATATTCCCTTCAAGCTGGATGCCGGAATGCACACACTCTCCGGGGTAGACGCTCTGCAGTTCCTCCGCACGCGCTACGGAGTCGGCGACGGGAGCGACCTGACCAGAATCAGCAACCAGCAGCAGTTCCTCTCGTCGCTCGTGCGCACCCTCAAGAGCTCTGAGACGCTCTCGAACCCGGTGAAGCTCTACGGCATCGCGAGTGCCGCCTCGCGGAACCTCGAATTCTCCAACAGCCTGCGCAATGTCGACACCATGGTTTCGATCGCGGGCGCCCTCAAAGACATCCCCCTCGACGAGGTCGTGTTCGTGAGGTACCCGATTGCCGACGCCACTATTGGTGGCCAGTCCGGCGTGGTGCCGATCGCGGATGCCGCGGCAGAGCTGTTCGCCGCGCTCGAGGCCGACCTGCCGATCGGGCTCACCGGCGGCACGGGTGGCGGTACGGTCGCCGACCCGAATGCGCCCGAGCCGAGCCCCGAGCCGAGCCCCACGGCGACCGCGGATCCGGTTGACCCGACTGCGCCGGTGGCCAGCGGCTCGCCCGCCCCGGACGCACCGCCCACTCGGGTCGAGCTGCCGGAGACCATTCAGGGCACGACCGCTGGCGACGTCACCTGCAGCGCCGGGCAGACCGCTGGGCATCCCGGCGGATAG
- the gndA gene encoding NADP-dependent phosphogluconate dehydrogenase: MAETHNATANIGVVGLAVMGSNLARNLASREGNTVAVYNRSPERTDLLTTEHPEAGFVASKSIADFAASLQKPRTAIIMVQAGRGTDAVIEQLTAAFEPGDIIVDGGNALFTDTIRREKAVRETGINFVGAGISGGEEGALLGPSIMPGGSVEAYKTLGPILSSIAAVVDGEPCVTHIGTDGAGHFVKMIHNGIEYADMQLIAEAYDLLRTAVGLTPAEIADVFTEWNTGELESYLIEITAEVLRQVDATTGEPFVDIVLDQAGSKGTGVWTVQTALDLGVPVSGIAEAVFARAVSSKRAQRAAASALPGPSAQWHVEDNDAFIEDVRRALYASKIIAYSQGFDAIVAGAEQYGWDIKKGDVAKIWRGGCIIRAVFLNRITEAYAENPGLVSLVTAPYFTEALAGTQDSWRRVVAGSALSGIPTPAFSSSLAYYDSLRSKRLPAALVQGQRDFFGAHTYKRVDMVGTFHTLWSGDRTEVESEGSSH, translated from the coding sequence ATGGCCGAAACACACAACGCAACGGCAAACATCGGAGTGGTCGGCCTGGCGGTGATGGGCTCCAACCTCGCCCGAAACCTCGCCAGCCGCGAGGGCAACACGGTAGCCGTCTACAACCGCTCCCCCGAGCGCACCGACCTGCTCACGACCGAGCACCCCGAGGCTGGCTTCGTCGCCTCGAAGTCGATCGCCGACTTCGCCGCATCGCTCCAGAAGCCGCGCACCGCGATCATCATGGTGCAGGCCGGCAGGGGAACGGATGCCGTCATCGAGCAGCTCACCGCGGCATTCGAGCCAGGCGACATCATTGTCGACGGCGGCAACGCGCTCTTCACCGACACCATCCGCCGCGAGAAGGCCGTGCGCGAGACCGGAATCAACTTCGTCGGCGCCGGCATCTCCGGAGGCGAGGAGGGCGCACTGCTCGGCCCCTCGATCATGCCGGGCGGATCCGTCGAGGCCTACAAGACTCTCGGCCCGATCCTCTCCTCCATCGCCGCGGTCGTCGACGGAGAGCCATGCGTGACCCACATCGGCACCGACGGCGCCGGCCACTTCGTCAAGATGATCCACAACGGCATCGAGTACGCCGACATGCAGCTGATCGCCGAGGCCTACGACCTGCTGCGAACGGCCGTTGGCCTCACTCCCGCCGAAATAGCGGACGTCTTCACCGAATGGAACACGGGCGAGCTCGAGTCGTACCTCATCGAGATCACCGCCGAGGTACTTCGCCAGGTCGATGCGACCACGGGCGAGCCCTTCGTCGACATCGTGCTCGACCAGGCCGGCTCCAAGGGCACCGGAGTGTGGACAGTGCAGACCGCCCTCGACCTCGGAGTTCCGGTTTCGGGAATCGCGGAGGCCGTCTTCGCCCGCGCGGTGTCGTCGAAGCGCGCGCAGCGGGCCGCGGCATCCGCTCTGCCTGGTCCGTCGGCACAGTGGCACGTCGAAGACAACGACGCGTTCATCGAAGACGTGCGCCGCGCCCTCTACGCGTCGAAGATCATCGCCTACAGCCAGGGCTTCGACGCGATCGTCGCGGGCGCCGAGCAGTACGGCTGGGACATCAAGAAGGGCGATGTCGCAAAGATCTGGCGTGGCGGATGCATCATCCGCGCGGTATTCCTCAACCGCATCACCGAGGCCTACGCCGAGAACCCGGGCCTCGTCTCCCTCGTGACCGCGCCGTACTTCACCGAGGCCCTCGCCGGCACCCAGGACTCCTGGCGCCGCGTGGTCGCCGGATCCGCCCTCTCGGGCATCCCGACCCCGGCGTTCTCCTCGTCGCTCGCCTACTACGACAGCCTGCGCTCGAAGCGCCTGCCCGCCGCCCTCGTGCAGGGCCAGCGAGACTTCTTCGGTGCGCACACCTACAAGCGCGTCGACATGGTGGGCACCTTCCACACGCTGTGGAGCGGGGACCGCACCGAGGTCGAGTCAGAGGGCAGCTCGCACTAG
- a CDS encoding gluconokinase, which yields MSDKDPPIVVMGVAGCGKSTVGRDIALALGRAFIDADDLHPVANKAKMAAGQPLDDDERWPWLDLVGEALARRDENGVPPVVACSALKRLHRDRLRTKAADTVFVLLDGSRELLRSRIGPRVHEFMPAALLDSQLATLEALETDEAGVLVDIAPPPREVTANALAGIRRLQSVR from the coding sequence GTGAGCGACAAGGATCCGCCCATCGTCGTGATGGGCGTGGCCGGCTGCGGCAAGTCCACCGTCGGCCGCGACATCGCGCTCGCGCTCGGGCGTGCGTTCATCGATGCCGACGACCTGCATCCGGTCGCCAACAAGGCGAAGATGGCTGCGGGGCAGCCGCTCGACGACGACGAGCGCTGGCCCTGGCTCGACCTGGTGGGCGAGGCCCTCGCTCGAAGGGATGAGAACGGTGTGCCTCCCGTCGTCGCGTGCTCGGCGCTCAAACGGCTGCACCGGGACCGGCTGCGCACGAAAGCCGCAGATACAGTCTTCGTGCTTCTGGACGGGTCGCGCGAGCTGTTGCGGTCCCGCATCGGGCCGCGGGTGCACGAGTTCATGCCTGCGGCCCTGCTCGACTCGCAACTGGCAACTCTCGAGGCGCTGGAGACCGACGAGGCGGGTGTTCTCGTCGACATCGCGCCGCCGCCGCGTGAGGTCACGGCGAACGCGCTGGCGGGAATCCGGCGTTTGCAGTCGGTTCGGTAG
- a CDS encoding FadR/GntR family transcriptional regulator: MADDAQPPARPGFVAARTHQAPGLHNQILDELGQAICEGRMPEGLTFTAEELENRYQVSRSVIRESLRALEAMGMVTSKRKVGNRILPMSEWNVYDLSVIRWRLAGHGRIDQLRSLNELRTAIEPQAAKLAATRGELSQASDLMGLAGRLWAAGRSGNQEQFLEIDIEFHALVMEMSGNEMFSRLNSLVSEVLTGRTHYGLMPKYPHDEALQLHVDVANAIQSGNADAAGAAMLGIMARTIDELGELWDQGHDTAAS; the protein is encoded by the coding sequence ATGGCCGATGACGCCCAACCTCCCGCGCGGCCGGGATTCGTGGCGGCACGAACCCACCAGGCACCCGGGCTGCACAACCAGATTCTCGACGAACTGGGTCAGGCCATTTGCGAGGGGCGGATGCCGGAGGGCCTGACCTTCACCGCCGAAGAGCTGGAGAACCGCTACCAGGTGTCGCGATCTGTGATCAGGGAGAGCCTGCGCGCGCTCGAGGCGATGGGAATGGTGACGTCCAAGCGCAAGGTGGGCAACCGCATCCTGCCGATGAGCGAATGGAACGTCTACGATCTCAGCGTGATCAGGTGGCGCCTCGCGGGCCACGGGCGAATCGACCAGCTCCGCTCGCTCAACGAGCTGCGCACCGCGATCGAGCCGCAGGCGGCGAAGCTCGCTGCGACTCGCGGGGAGCTCAGTCAGGCCAGCGACCTCATGGGCCTCGCCGGGCGCCTCTGGGCGGCCGGGCGCAGCGGAAACCAGGAACAGTTTCTCGAGATCGACATCGAGTTCCACGCGCTCGTCATGGAGATGAGCGGCAACGAGATGTTCTCGCGGCTCAACAGCCTCGTCTCCGAGGTGCTCACCGGACGCACCCACTACGGGCTCATGCCGAAGTACCCACACGACGAGGCTCTCCAGCTGCACGTGGATGTCGCCAACGCCATCCAGAGCGGCAACGCGGATGCCGCCGGCGCCGCCATGCTCGGCATCATGGCGCGCACCATCGACGAGCTCGGGGAGCTGTGGGACCAGGGGCACGACACCGCCGCCAGTTGA
- a CDS encoding ABC transporter substrate-binding protein gives MKNPRVLRVAGITTAAILAVGTLASCSSESGGGSEERSDVLNITLANHVWTDAIKESLPEFEEQSGITVNLTQLGEDQLSDQYNVKLNAGTDEIDVMMYRPLQEGKLFAQNNWIADITDQVTSAEDWNWDDFQEGPVGATTFDDAVVGVPIITEREVLYYRTDLLEAAGLEVPTTLEELEEAAAKIASENPGVAGFVARTAASAAVTQFSSFLYSEGGAWIDEDGNANLDTDAAKEAYELYGTLIREHGPENVSTDMSWPEAMAIFTQGNAAFYTEADSLYKNATDPASSTISDRVGFAQFPAGAEGSHPYNVPSWALGIAAESENSENAWEFIQWATSQEKMLEIQQAGVPGSRISVWEDPSATEDYPADLVEAINASFEGGVGFDRPQVISVAEAREIVGLPIVVSITGGDVDGAIEDAQAQFQEFLDDEE, from the coding sequence GTGAAGAATCCAAGAGTTCTGCGCGTCGCCGGAATCACCACAGCAGCGATTCTCGCCGTGGGAACCCTGGCGTCATGCAGCAGCGAAAGCGGCGGCGGCAGCGAAGAACGATCCGATGTTCTCAACATCACCCTCGCTAACCACGTCTGGACCGACGCCATAAAGGAGTCGCTCCCGGAGTTCGAGGAACAGAGCGGCATCACCGTCAACCTCACGCAGCTCGGTGAAGACCAGCTCTCCGACCAGTACAACGTGAAGCTCAACGCTGGCACGGACGAAATCGACGTCATGATGTACCGCCCACTCCAGGAGGGCAAGCTCTTCGCACAGAACAACTGGATCGCGGACATCACCGACCAGGTTACTTCGGCCGAGGACTGGAACTGGGACGACTTCCAGGAGGGTCCGGTCGGAGCGACGACATTCGACGACGCTGTGGTCGGCGTGCCGATCATCACCGAGCGCGAAGTGCTCTACTACCGCACCGACCTGCTCGAGGCAGCGGGGCTCGAAGTTCCGACCACGCTCGAGGAGCTCGAAGAGGCAGCAGCGAAGATCGCCTCGGAGAACCCTGGGGTCGCCGGCTTTGTGGCGCGCACCGCTGCATCAGCTGCGGTCACCCAGTTCAGCAGCTTTCTCTACAGCGAGGGCGGCGCCTGGATCGACGAAGACGGCAACGCGAACCTCGACACGGATGCAGCCAAGGAAGCGTACGAGCTCTACGGCACGCTGATCCGCGAGCACGGCCCGGAGAACGTGTCGACCGACATGAGCTGGCCAGAGGCGATGGCGATCTTCACGCAGGGCAACGCGGCGTTCTACACCGAGGCGGACAGCCTCTACAAGAACGCGACGGACCCGGCCAGCTCCACGATCTCGGACAGGGTCGGATTCGCACAGTTCCCCGCCGGCGCTGAGGGATCGCATCCCTACAACGTGCCCTCCTGGGCGCTCGGAATCGCCGCCGAATCGGAGAACTCCGAGAACGCGTGGGAGTTCATCCAGTGGGCGACGAGCCAGGAGAAGATGCTCGAGATCCAGCAGGCTGGCGTTCCCGGTTCGCGCATCTCGGTCTGGGAAGACCCCTCGGCCACCGAGGACTACCCGGCTGACCTCGTTGAGGCGATCAACGCGAGCTTTGAAGGCGGCGTCGGTTTCGACCGGCCGCAGGTGATCTCGGTCGCCGAAGCCCGTGAAATTGTCGGACTGCCGATTGTCGTTTCCATCACCGGTGGCGACGTCGACGGAGCCATTGAGGATGCGCAGGCGCAGTTCCAGGAGTTCCTGGACGACGAGGAGTAA
- a CDS encoding carbohydrate ABC transporter permease, with protein sequence MSIVANRKSSPVAVANSQKNGRKKGPLDGFSRWANKHRKWVLAAPAMVFTALLIAFPLGWTLYLSLTDSSGSVRSDSEFIGLQNYGEVLTDFDRFWPAVGRTVYFTGGALAFEMALGMAIALLLWRPFRGEKWVRVAILLPLVATPVAVGMMWSLILDPNIGFANQALSWFGIPAQPWLAGQDTALTTLMFVDIWQWTPMVVLILLAGLTSLSDEPDEAARVDGASAWQRFWYVTFPLVMPVFITAILLRGIDALKTFDILYATKGKGGGSFHEVETLNVYAYGLSFDYNDYGMSSAVLIIFFMMIVGCIWLLTARKKRSNR encoded by the coding sequence GTGAGCATCGTCGCTAACCGCAAGAGCAGCCCCGTAGCTGTGGCCAATTCTCAGAAAAACGGCCGGAAGAAGGGCCCTCTTGATGGGTTCTCGCGCTGGGCCAATAAGCACCGCAAGTGGGTCCTCGCCGCTCCGGCCATGGTCTTCACGGCGCTGCTCATCGCGTTCCCGCTCGGCTGGACGCTCTACCTGAGCCTCACTGATTCCTCGGGTTCCGTGCGGTCCGATTCTGAGTTCATCGGCCTCCAGAACTACGGCGAGGTGCTCACCGACTTCGACCGGTTCTGGCCAGCTGTCGGTCGCACCGTCTACTTCACGGGTGGCGCGCTCGCCTTCGAGATGGCGCTCGGAATGGCGATCGCCCTGCTGCTCTGGCGGCCGTTCCGCGGCGAGAAGTGGGTACGCGTCGCAATCCTGCTGCCCCTCGTCGCAACCCCGGTCGCGGTGGGCATGATGTGGAGCCTCATCCTCGACCCCAACATCGGCTTCGCCAACCAGGCTCTGTCCTGGTTCGGTATTCCGGCCCAGCCCTGGCTCGCCGGTCAGGACACCGCGCTCACGACCCTCATGTTCGTCGACATCTGGCAGTGGACGCCCATGGTTGTGCTCATCCTGCTCGCCGGCCTCACCTCGCTCTCTGACGAGCCGGATGAAGCGGCTCGCGTCGATGGCGCAAGTGCCTGGCAGCGCTTCTGGTACGTCACCTTCCCGCTCGTCATGCCCGTGTTCATCACCGCGATCCTGTTGCGCGGCATCGACGCACTGAAGACCTTCGACATCCTCTACGCCACCAAAGGCAAGGGTGGAGGATCGTTCCACGAGGTCGAGACCCTGAACGTCTACGCCTACGGCTTGAGCTTCGATTACAACGACTACGGGATGTCTTCGGCCGTCCTGATCATCTTCTTCATGATGATCGTCGGCTGCATCTGGCTCCTGACCGCTCGCAAGAAGAGGAGCAACCGATGA
- a CDS encoding carbohydrate ABC transporter permease, which translates to MSSVVDKKATLPEETRLALSFTKRPKHPATRAYGIFRVAALVAIVLTFLAPLVWMVLSSLKTTVDIYDPSAAFVFSPTLQNYETVFGQASYLQYIFNSFWIGVWSTVLSMILGVPAAYSMSRFVMKKSAALVLMARIIPGVSLLVPWYFVFSNLGLVGGYGVLILSHMFVLMPLFVFIMISFFDSLPLELEEQGQVDGLTPIGAFFRIALPLSVPGVATASILSFIFSWNNFMFALVLSGSSTKTLPVAIFDFVAYASIDWGGLMAAAVVITVPIMVIALFTQKYIVSGLTAGATKG; encoded by the coding sequence ATGAGTTCTGTCGTCGACAAGAAAGCAACCCTGCCGGAGGAGACGAGGCTGGCGCTGTCATTCACGAAGCGGCCCAAGCATCCTGCAACGCGGGCCTATGGCATCTTCCGCGTCGCGGCGCTCGTCGCCATCGTCCTGACCTTCCTCGCGCCGCTCGTGTGGATGGTGCTGTCGTCTCTCAAGACCACCGTCGATATTTATGACCCGTCGGCAGCGTTCGTATTCTCGCCGACGCTGCAGAACTACGAGACGGTGTTCGGGCAGGCGTCGTACCTGCAGTACATCTTCAACAGTTTCTGGATCGGCGTCTGGTCGACCGTCCTGTCGATGATCCTCGGGGTGCCTGCCGCGTACTCGATGAGCCGTTTCGTCATGAAGAAGTCCGCAGCCCTTGTGCTCATGGCGCGAATCATCCCGGGCGTCAGCCTGCTCGTGCCGTGGTACTTCGTCTTCTCGAACCTCGGCCTCGTTGGCGGCTACGGCGTGCTGATCCTCTCGCACATGTTCGTATTGATGCCGCTGTTCGTCTTCATCATGATCTCGTTCTTCGATTCGCTGCCGCTCGAGCTCGAGGAGCAGGGCCAGGTCGACGGACTCACGCCGATCGGAGCCTTCTTCAGGATCGCGCTGCCGCTGTCGGTGCCCGGCGTCGCGACCGCGAGCATCCTGTCGTTCATCTTCTCCTGGAACAACTTCATGTTCGCTCTCGTGCTCTCCGGCTCGAGCACCAAGACGCTGCCGGTTGCGATCTTCGACTTTGTGGCCTACGCGAGCATCGACTGGGGCGGGCTGATGGCCGCGGCGGTCGTAATCACGGTGCCCATCATGGTCATCGCCCTGTTCACACAGAAGTACATCGTGTCGGGCCTCACCGCCGGCGCCACGAAGGGCTAA
- a CDS encoding gluconokinase, with protein sequence MVNRIPPIVVMGVQGSGKSTIGSLLAERLGIAFLDGDSLHSEDNVLSMAAGNALSDEQRMPWLREVGNALARGRNDGIVVACSALKRSYRDLLRESAADLFVVDPEGSMELVAARISARQHEYMPPALLQSQYDTLEPLEADESGVIVDIAFPPPEILDAIDDALGLEALKRVSFAPHAVPRGSSVAD encoded by the coding sequence ATGGTGAACCGTATTCCGCCCATCGTTGTGATGGGCGTGCAGGGATCGGGCAAGTCCACGATCGGCTCGCTGCTCGCGGAGCGCCTCGGTATCGCCTTTCTCGACGGCGACAGCCTGCATTCCGAAGACAACGTGCTCTCGATGGCCGCGGGCAACGCATTGAGCGACGAGCAGCGGATGCCGTGGCTCAGGGAGGTGGGGAACGCCCTGGCCCGCGGGCGGAACGACGGCATCGTCGTCGCCTGCTCCGCGCTCAAGCGAAGCTACCGTGACCTCTTGCGCGAATCGGCCGCCGACCTGTTCGTCGTCGATCCTGAAGGTTCGATGGAGCTCGTCGCCGCGCGCATCAGTGCCCGCCAGCACGAGTACATGCCGCCGGCGCTCCTGCAGTCCCAGTACGACACCCTCGAACCGCTCGAGGCGGACGAGAGCGGTGTCATCGTCGACATCGCCTTCCCGCCGCCCGAGATCCTCGACGCGATCGACGACGCGCTCGGTCTCGAGGCGCTCAAGAGGGTCTCATTCGCGCCGCATGCCGTCCCGAGAGGATCATCCGTTGCTGATTAG
- the dgoD gene encoding galactonate dehydratase: protein MLISRVETFAVAPRWLFVRIETDAGIVGWGEGSLEGNSDIVRAAIEQFAGYLVGRDPSRIEDHWQVLTKGGFYRGGAVLASAVSGIDQALWDIAGKSLGVPVHRLLGGAVRDRIRAYGWVGGDDPSEVGDHIAAQMAVGLTAVKMNASGKMSRIGSVRELDGVVNRVAAARAVLGPDRDVAVDFHGRFTLANARRVAPLLEEFHPFFLEEPVVPENSHLIGEFARSTTIPVATGERLYNRQDFLPVLQAGIAVAQPDLSHAGGISEVRRIAAMAEVFDVQLAPHCPLGPIALAACLQVGFATPNFLIQEQSIGIHYNTGAEVLDYVVDTEPLKFVEGNFELLTGPGLGITVDEGAVREADRLGNSWRTPVWRHPDGSFAEW from the coding sequence TTGCTGATTAGCCGCGTTGAGACCTTCGCCGTCGCGCCCCGCTGGCTCTTCGTGCGCATCGAGACCGACGCGGGCATCGTTGGCTGGGGGGAGGGGTCGCTCGAGGGCAACTCCGATATCGTGCGAGCCGCGATCGAGCAGTTCGCCGGCTACCTCGTCGGCCGCGATCCGTCGCGTATCGAGGACCACTGGCAGGTACTCACCAAGGGAGGGTTCTACCGGGGAGGCGCGGTACTCGCCAGTGCCGTGTCCGGCATCGACCAGGCCCTGTGGGACATCGCGGGGAAGAGCCTCGGCGTTCCGGTCCACCGGCTGCTCGGCGGCGCCGTGCGCGACCGCATCCGCGCCTACGGCTGGGTCGGCGGCGACGACCCCAGTGAGGTGGGCGACCACATCGCAGCGCAGATGGCGGTGGGCCTCACCGCCGTGAAGATGAACGCGAGCGGCAAAATGAGCCGCATCGGCAGCGTGCGCGAACTCGATGGGGTCGTGAATCGCGTCGCCGCCGCCCGGGCGGTTCTCGGGCCGGACCGCGACGTCGCGGTCGACTTTCACGGGAGGTTCACCCTGGCGAACGCGCGTCGGGTCGCGCCGCTGCTCGAGGAGTTCCACCCGTTCTTTCTCGAAGAGCCCGTCGTGCCGGAGAACTCGCATCTCATTGGCGAGTTCGCGCGCTCGACGACGATTCCAGTCGCGACCGGCGAGCGCCTCTACAACCGGCAGGACTTCCTCCCGGTGCTGCAGGCAGGTATCGCGGTAGCCCAGCCGGATCTGTCGCACGCCGGCGGCATCTCCGAGGTGCGCCGCATCGCTGCGATGGCCGAGGTCTTCGACGTTCAACTCGCCCCGCATTGCCCGCTGGGTCCGATCGCTCTTGCCGCCTGCCTGCAGGTGGGGTTCGCGACGCCCAACTTCCTGATCCAGGAGCAGAGCATCGGCATCCACTACAACACGGGGGCAGAGGTGCTCGACTATGTCGTCGACACCGAGCCGCTCAAATTCGTCGAGGGAAACTTCGAGCTTCTCACCGGGCCCGGACTCGGCATTACCGTCGACGAGGGCGCGGTGCGGGAAGCCGACCGCCTCGGCAACAGCTGGCGCACGCCCGTCTGGCGCCACCCCGACGGCTCATTCGCAGAATGGTAG
- a CDS encoding bifunctional 4-hydroxy-2-oxoglutarate aldolase/2-dehydro-3-deoxy-phosphogluconate aldolase, translating into MPTEFVDHLTATRLLAIIRGADAEASVAAALALLDEGFQLLEISLNTANALEVIARVVREGPEGARIGAGTVLTIDDVKRVRDAGGSFAVTPAVAQSVAESARLGFPVVAGAPTPTECVSAMEQGAAAIKLFPASIGGPPYLKALRDPLPSIPFVAVGGVGVKEMVEYFEVGAIAAGLGSPLLGDAAAGGSLTALRDRARRFHEAAAPWVEG; encoded by the coding sequence ATGCCCACTGAATTTGTTGACCACCTCACGGCAACCCGGCTGCTGGCCATCATCCGTGGAGCGGATGCCGAGGCCTCGGTCGCGGCGGCGCTCGCGCTCCTTGACGAGGGTTTTCAGCTGCTCGAGATCTCGCTCAACACCGCGAACGCCCTCGAGGTCATCGCGCGAGTCGTGCGTGAGGGGCCGGAGGGCGCACGAATCGGCGCCGGAACCGTGCTGACCATCGATGATGTGAAGCGGGTCCGCGACGCCGGCGGATCGTTCGCGGTCACTCCGGCCGTTGCGCAGAGTGTCGCCGAGTCGGCGCGCCTCGGCTTTCCAGTCGTCGCGGGCGCGCCCACCCCCACCGAGTGCGTGAGCGCGATGGAGCAGGGAGCGGCGGCGATCAAGCTGTTCCCGGCGTCAATCGGCGGCCCGCCCTACCTCAAGGCACTGCGTGACCCGCTCCCGAGTATTCCCTTCGTCGCCGTCGGCGGGGTCGGGGTGAAGGAGATGGTCGAGTACTTCGAGGTCGGGGCCATTGCTGCCGGACTCGGTAGCCCGCTGCTCGGGGATGCCGCGGCCGGCGGGAGCCTGACCGCGCTGCGCGATCGGGCGCGGCGATTCCATGAGGCGGCGGCGCCCTGGGTCGAAGGCTGA
- a CDS encoding sugar kinase, with amino-acid sequence MTGVDVVTFGETMGSLRAAGLIRMGGAMSMTLGGAESNVAIGLARLGHAVCWAGRLGADEVGDFALRTLRAEGVDTRLVARDADRTTGLLLIEKRIADISCVAYYRAGSAGSALDAGDLRHLFDQAPSVMHVTGITPALSPTAAAATLWAVDAARERGVTVSFDINFRGKLWGRDEAAGVLATIARKAQVVFASDDELSLVAPGGESAAVAELIDAGVTEVVVKRGALGATAWVDGLEASVPAHVVPVVDTIGAGDAFTAGYLSARLDGLGLEERLERGAVLGAFAVSAAGDWESLPTRDELELLAGTAGSTIR; translated from the coding sequence GTGACGGGCGTGGACGTCGTCACCTTCGGCGAGACAATGGGATCGCTGCGTGCCGCAGGATTGATCCGCATGGGCGGTGCGATGTCGATGACGCTCGGCGGCGCGGAGTCCAACGTCGCGATCGGCCTCGCCCGCCTCGGTCATGCCGTGTGCTGGGCGGGGCGGCTCGGGGCAGATGAGGTGGGCGACTTCGCCCTCCGAACTCTCCGCGCCGAGGGAGTGGACACGCGCCTCGTCGCCCGCGACGCCGACCGGACCACCGGCCTCCTCCTGATCGAGAAGCGGATCGCGGACATCTCGTGTGTCGCCTACTACCGAGCAGGGTCGGCCGGGTCGGCGCTCGATGCCGGTGATCTGCGACACCTCTTCGATCAGGCCCCGTCGGTTATGCACGTGACTGGAATCACCCCCGCGTTGTCACCGACCGCCGCTGCGGCGACCCTCTGGGCCGTCGACGCGGCACGGGAGCGGGGCGTCACCGTGTCGTTCGACATCAACTTCCGCGGCAAGCTGTGGGGGAGGGACGAAGCCGCTGGCGTACTTGCGACGATCGCACGCAAGGCTCAGGTCGTGTTCGCCTCCGACGACGAGCTGTCGCTCGTCGCGCCGGGAGGCGAGTCTGCCGCGGTGGCAGAGCTCATCGATGCCGGCGTCACCGAAGTCGTCGTGAAGCGGGGAGCGCTCGGCGCAACCGCGTGGGTCGACGGACTTGAGGCATCCGTCCCGGCGCATGTCGTGCCGGTTGTCGACACGATCGGCGCAGGCGACGCGTTCACAGCCGGCTACCTCTCCGCACGGCTCGACGGTCTTGGCCTCGAGGAACGTCTCGAACGAGGCGCGGTGCTCGGGGCCTTCGCCGTGAGCGCCGCCGGCGATTGGGAGTCTCTCCCCACGCGAGACGAGCTCGAGTTGCTCGCCGGGACCGCCGGTTCCACCATCCGTTAA